The Salvelinus sp. IW2-2015 linkage group LG15, ASM291031v2, whole genome shotgun sequence genome includes a region encoding these proteins:
- the LOC111974154 gene encoding histamine H3 receptor gives MQPESLLLGAGTSMAVTSHWKSNEMLNWSVVTQGNATALGDMEMPGNPRSNYGQFSPSTSVFLAVLMTLLVFATVLGNALVILAFAVERSLRTQGNFFFLNLAIADLLVGGFCIPAYIPYVITGEWRLGRGLCKIWLVVDYTLCTASVFNIVLISFDRFISVTRAVSYRCQKGVTREAVLKMMSVWLAAFLLYGPAIIIWEYXAGSSVVPDKZCHAEFYFNWYFLMTASTVEFFTPFVTVMYFNISIYINIRRRNQVRDEQPVEGPGDCEMEALKAGVQHVFFVRPVEGEAQRIPDNAARLGGILSTAKVSAGTGNSNHETSKDSTILDLPPLQVGDVVQHSRRTRFQSAEHSFSKQRSQSEVAASRFRLSKDKKVAKSLAVIVCVFGLCWAPYTLLMIIRAACHAQCVQHYLYEISFWLLWVNSSINPVLYPLCHTSFRKAFRKLLCTTKIKIQPQYMEQMY, from the exons ATGCAACCCGAATCTTTATTACTGGGTGCTGGAACTTCCATGGCCGTCACTTCGCATTGGAAATCGAATGAGATGCTCAACTGGTCTGTGGTTACCCAGGGAAACGCCACTGCGCTTGGTGATATGGAGATGCCTGGGAACCCGCGTTCGAATTATGGACAATTCTCTCCGTCTACCTCCGTGTTCTTGGCCGTGCTCATGACGCTTCTTGTCTTCGCCACTGTGCTAGGCAACGCGCTTGTAATATTAGCCTTTGCGGTGGAGAGAAGTTTGCGAACTCAAGGGAACTTTTTCTTTTTGAATTTGGCCATAGCCGATTTACTCGTTG GAGGKTTTTGCATTCCTGCGTATATCCCCTATGTCATTACCGGRGAGTGGAGACTCGGACGAGGTCTTTGCAAGATATGGCTGGTGGTGGACTATACTTTATGCACTGCATCAGTGTTCAACATCGTCCTGATCAGCTTCGACAGATTTATATCTGTCACACGAGCG GTGAGCTACAGGTGTCAGAAAGGTGTGACCCGGGAGGCTGTTCTGAAGATGATGAGTGTGTGGCTGGCTGCTTTCCTACTCTATGGGCCAGCGATCATTATCTGGGAGTACATRGCTGGTAGTAGCGTGGTSCCCGACAAASAGTGCCACGCWGAGTTTTACTTCAACTGGTATTTCTTGATGACAGCATCCACRGTTGAGTTTTTCACCCCKTTTGTTACTGTCATGTACTTCAACATCAGCATCTACATCAACATCAGGAGGCGGAACCAGGTGAGGGATGAGCAGCCTGTCGAGGGGCCTGGAGACTGTGAGATGGAGGCCCTCAAAGCTGGAGTTCAGCATGTATTCTTCGTCAGACCAGTGGAAGGTGAAGCCCAAAGGATACCAGACAATGCTGCCAGGTTAGGAGGTATTCTATCTACTGCTAAAGTGTCAGCAGGAACTGGGAACAGCAACCATGAGACAAGTAAGGACAGCACGATTCTGGACCTTCCTCCACTGCAAGTGGGCGATGTGGTCCAGCATTCCAGGAGGACGCGGTTCCAGTCAGCGGAGCACTCGTTCAGTAAACAGCGCAGCCAATCGGAAGTAGCTGCCAGTCGTTTTCGTCTCTCAAAGGACAAGAAGGTTGCCAAGTCCCTGGCAGTGATTGTMTGTGTATTTGGCCTGTGCTGGGCTCCCTACACACTGTTAATGATCATCCGTGCAGCGTGCCATGCCCAATGTGTCCAGCACTACCTGTATGAAATCTCTTTCTGGCTACTGTGGGTCAACTCCTCCATCAACCCTGTCCTTTACCCGCTGTGTCACACCAGCTTCAGAAAGGCTTTCAGAAAACTGCTTTGTACCACCAAGATTAAAATTCAGCCACAGTATATGGAACAAATGTATTAG